The Novosphingobium aromaticivorans DSM 12444 genome segment CCGCGATCCTGATCAATCGTGGCCTGCAACCGCCAGCCCGACCGTCCCCAATGTGGTGTCGATCGAGTTCACAACGGGCCCGGAGGAAGCCGATCCGCGCGTCAAGGCAGCCATCATGGCGACTGTGGCGCAGTGGTACGATAATCGCATTCCTGGGGCACTCCCGGCGGGCGTCACGGCAATGCTGCAGCCTATGCGCAGGATGGTGCTCTGATGGCCGAGTTCGACCCAGGCCGGTTCAAGGATCGGATCACCATCCTCCAACCCGGGCGTGCCCAGCAGGGCAAGTATGGAACCCATGCTGTCGCCTGGACCGAGATGGTCACAGTGTGGGGCGAAGTTCGGGACATGCTGCCAAGTCGTGCGGAGCGCATCGCTGAAGGGCTCGAGATTTCCCGCCGCCCCTGCCGGGTTCGAATTCGGCATCGTGGCGATGTTCGGACTGACATGCGCCTGCGCTTTCTCGGCCGGACCTTGCGCATTGTGGCAATTGCCGAGGTGGGCCGGCGTGAAGTGCTCGAGATTGCGGCAGAAGAATTGTCGACGGAAGGGCAGGATTCGTGAGCCGTAACATCGGATTGAAAGGTGGGCCGGAACTCATGGCTTTCCTGGAAGCCTTCCCCGCGAGACTGCAGAAAAACGCGCTGAAGTCGGCCATGATCGCTGGTGCGCGCGTGGTTCGTGATGAGGCCAGGGCGAATGTGCCGGTTAAGAGCGGCAAGCTGCGCAAGGCGATCAAGACGAGCAGTCCGCGTGCATTCAAGGGCGGCGCCGCTTCGGTCAAGGTGAAGGTGCTGGGAGAGCATAGCTTCATCGGACACTTCATTGAGTACGGAGTCAGGCCACACCTGATCACTGCCGGCGACAGCAAGCTGACCGTCCGGACGCTCAACAAGCGTGCCAGCAGGGGCGAGGGCATTCGCGAGACAGAAACCGGTCTGATCAGGGTGGGCGGCTACGAGGGCACCCGCACGACCCAGACGAGCGACGGACCGCGCGAGGACACATTCAAGATCAATGCCGCGTTCATAAGGGGGGCGATCGTTCACCCTGGCTTTCCGGCGCATCCCTTCCTCCGCCCTGCGCTGGACAGAACGGCCAGCCAAGTGGTCGATGCCATCGGTAGCCGGCTTCGCGAGTATCTGAAGGACAGAACGAGCTTCACGGCGCCGATCACGATCGAAGCGGACGTCGAAGATGAGTGACGGCGTGGCGACCATGGTGCAGCTGCTCCACGAAAGCGCAGCCGTTACCGGGCTAGTGCCTGCCGGTAGCATCGGCGCTGGCGTGCTGCCTCTTGGCACGCCTCTGCCTTATCTCTCGCTTTCGCTGGTGTCTTCCAGCGACATGAACATGCCTGCACCCGGGGCGAAGCGGCGTGTGCTGGACAGGGTCCAGGTCACGATTGCCGCGGCGACATATGACGAGCTCCGTGAGATATCAAAGGCGGTGAAGAGCGCCGGCGCGGATCAAGTCCCTGACGTAGATGGCATCAGCCAGGTCACAGTGCATTCGCTCGGTGCCGGGCCAGACTTCATGGACGAAACGGCCTCGATCTACCTCGGAAGCCGGGATTTCCGGGTCTGGTACAACGAAGTTCGCTGAACAGGAGACCATTGATGAGCAAGAAGAACGCGATCGTCATCCGCAAGCGTGGGGTGAATCACGGCGATGATCACTTTCCGGCCGGCACCGTCATTCGTGACATGCCCGAGGGGCAGTTCAAGGACTGGTCCGATATCGGCATCGTTCGCGAGGCGAGCGATGCGGAAGTCGCTGCCGGCGGGCCCGGCAAGCAGAGCAAGCCGCGCCGCAGCGACGAAGCCGCGGAATAGCAGCAACAAGATCAGCCAGGGCCATCAGGCTGCTGGCGATGCCCCGCCCGCGATTTTCGCGGGCTTTTTCATGCAGGAGTAAAGAGACATGAGCATCTTCGCGACGGCGGGGTCGACCATTTCGTTGTCCGCAGGCGTCCCCGCAACCTTCAACACCGCGGGTTATAGCGCGCTGACCTACACGATTGTCGGTGAAGTTACCGATCTGGGCGAATTCGGCCGCGAGTACGCGCTGATCACGCACAACCCGATCGGCAGCCGTGGCACCGTCAAGAAGAAGGGCAGCTTCAACGAGGGGCAGCTGACGGTCCAGATGGCGCTGGACACTGACGATGCCGGCCAGATCCTGGCAAAGGCAGCCGAGCTTTCGGACAATCCGTACGCAGTGAAGATCGCTCTGGCGTCTGGCGATGCTTACTACGCGCAGGCGCTGGTCATGTCCTTCAAGGTGACGGGCGGCGGCGTCGATACGATCACCAGCGCGACGATGGTGCTCGAGCTGACCACCAGCACGGGTGGCGTTGGCATCGTCGAGGCCCTCGCGGCCTGATTTTGCTTCCTCCCCGGCCAGCCATCCTGGCCTCCTATGTTCCGGTTCGCCGCAGTCACGGATGCGGCGGGCCGGGGCGCCCTTTCCGTGAAAAGGACACTTAGACATGGCATTTGACATCACCAGGCGCCGCGCGCTCGAAACGGCAACCATCGATCTCAAGAACGGCGACGACAGTCCCCTGACCGACGACGACGGCAAGGTGCTTTCGGTCACCGTGCACGGGCCCGGCTCGAAAGTGTGGCGGCAGGCCTCGGCCGAGATCAACCGCCGCAAGGCGGAGCGCCTTCAGAAGGCTGGGGGCAAGTTGGCCGCATCGCTCGACAGCGCCAAGGAAGACCAGGTCGAGTTTCTATCGCGCGTCACCATCAGCTTCAACGGGTGGGAATACCCCGGGACCGGCAACGATCGCGAGATGTTCGCGGCGGCCTATGCTGACGACAGTCTCGGCTTCATCCGCGATCACGTGCATGCCGAGGTGCATAGCTGGGAGGCTTTTACGAAAGGCTCGGCCGCGAGCTGAGCCTCTACGTCCGGCAATTGGCCTGGCTGTCGGTCGCTCCCAAGGACAAGAGCAAGCGGCCGTTGAAAGGTTCGACCGCTCGCCGGGACACTCCGGTGAAGCGGGCGGATGCGATGCGCGCAGCCGGTCTAGAAGTCCGCTTGCCGCCCAATCCGGCGCCCTACCTCATCGACTGGCTCATGGAGATCGGACCGACTGCGCCCGGGGCCATGAGCCACGTCGCGGTCGGATGGCGCGACATTGCCGCCTGGCAGGAGGCAATGGGCGTCGACTTGCTGCCATGGGAGGCAGCACTCGTACGCCAGCTTTCGGCCGATTTCGCCAACCAGCTGCACGACGCCGAAGACCAAGCCTGTCCCGCTCCCTGGAGTGAGCAGAAGGCGGTCGAGGACAATCGTGAAGCGGTGTCCCGCAAGCTCGAAATGACATTCAAGGCGCTCATCGCAGCGCAGAACCCCAAGAGGTAACAATGGCAGGCGTGAAGGCGGGCACTCTCGAAATCGAGATCCTGACGAACATGGCGCGCCTGCAGGAGGAAATGCGCCAGATCGAAAAGTCGGTCGGCAACATGTCAACCGGGGTTGCGCGCTCCACCAAGGCTGCAAACGACAATATCGGGAGTATTGGCAAGACCAGCGGCCTAGCTAAGCACCACGTGCAGAATCTGGCCTTTCAGTTCCAGGATCTCGGTATCCAGCTCACCGCCGCTGCCCAGAGCAGCAAGCCCTTCCAAGGGGCGATGATGGCGCTATTCCAGCAGGGCACGCAGATTCAAGGGGTGATGTCGCAGGCGGGCATAGGCGTTGGGGGCCTGATCGCCCAGATCGGGCGCTTTGTCCTCGCCGCCGCGCCCGCCATCGCCGCCATCGGTGCAATCAGTGCCGCGGTTGGTCTCGTCACCAGCGAGATCAACGAGAACAGCAAGGTCACGGTCACCTGGCAGGACACCCTGCTGGGTACTTATGACGCACTGAAGAAGTATCTCACCGACCAGCTCACCGGTGCATTCAAGGCATTCGGCCTCGAAACTTCGAACGTCTGGAAGGACGTCGTCAACGCGGCGAAGTGGGGAATCAACTGGATCATCGGCGCGATGACGGTGGTACCGCGGGTTCTTCGCGACACCTGGAGCCTCATTCCCGCAGGCGTAGCGGACATCTTCGTGACGGCTGCCAATGGCGCCATCCGGGCAGTCAACGCGATGGTCGCGAAGACCGTCGAGATCCTCAATGGCTTCATCAGCAGCGCCAATGTCATCCTTGGCAAGGTCGGCCTAGATCTTCCCAAGTTGGCAGCTCCGCAGATCGGGGAGCTCCAGAACAGCTATGCCGGAGCCGGTGCCAAGCTCGGAACCGCGTTCATGGGCGCAATCCGTGACACCGTGACGCGTGACTACCTCGGAGACGCTGCCGCAGCGATCAGTCCGTTTGCCCAGGCGCGGGCTGTGGAGCGCATGAAGAAGGACGCGAAGAAGGCGGGCAAGGAGGCAGGAAAAGCACTCCGCGATGGCGCCGAAGACGAGCTGAAGAAGCTCCTCGCATCTCTGGAGGGCACCTTCGCGATCTATCGGGACGCGGCCAAGACCACCGGGAAGATGCTGGACAAGCAGCTCGATCGGGACTGGCAACGGATGTTCGACGAGATGGCGGACAAGCAGCGCAAAGCCTCTCAGGCGGCAGTTGATGCTGCCGATGCAAATGCTGCCTGGAACGACGAATTGCGCCGCACGATCGAGCTTCTCGATCAGATTGGCGGGTTTGCAAGCATTCTGGCGAACATCGGCGCAGTTATCGAGGGCTTCTCCAGCGGCGACTTCTCGGGTGTGCGCGGTCCGCTGGGCGGCCTGCTCGGCCTGGTTGGCAGTACCGATGAAGGCAAGCAGGCGATCAAGGACCTGGGTGTTGTGTTCCGCGATGCGCTCGACGGCGTGTTCGGCGGAGAGGGCAGCTTCACGAAGGCACTGAAGGCGGCGAGCGTGGGTGTAGCTGCCGGGCAGATGGTGTTCGGTTCCAAGAACAGCGGCATCGGTTCAGCAGTCGGCGGGGTGCTGGGAGAAGTTGCCGGCAAGGCTATCGGCAAATCTGTTGGTGGGCTGCTCGGCAAAGTTGGTGGTCCGCTTGGGTCCATTGTCGGTGGCATTCTCGGCGGCGCGCTTGGCAGCCTGTTCAAGACGGTAAAGACGGGCTTTGCCGTCGTTTCCAACACGGGCGTGACCTCAGGAGGCAGCAGCTCCGAACTTGCGTCGTCCTCGAAATCGAGCGGCACGGGAATCCAGGCCGCAATTCAGAACATTGCCGATCAGCTGGGCGGGTCGGTGGGGAACTACTCGGTCTCGATCGGCAAGCGGTCTTCGGGCTGGATCTCGGTCTCGGCGTCGGGCTCGTCGCAGGTTGCCGACAAGAACTGGAAGAAGCGCAACGTCGGCGGTGACTTGATCTATGATGGCAAGGACGAGGCCGAGGCCCTTCGCGTCGCCCTGCTCAATGCCATTCGCGACGGAGCCATTCAGGGCGTGCGCGCGGGCACTGCCGCGCTCCTCAAGAAGGATGGCGACATCGAGACCCAGTTGAACAAGGCCCTGAAGTTCGAGGGCGTGTTCACCAGCCTCAAGCAGATGACGGACCCGGTCGGGTATGCGCTGCAGCAGCTGACCAAGGAGTTCGAAGGCCTCAAGAAGATCTTCGACGAGGCAGGGGCGACAGCGGCAGAGTACGCGGACCTCGAGAAGCTCCTCAACCTCCAGAAGCAGGAAGCCATCGACAAGGCGGCGGCCGAGGTGCGTCAAAAGGCACTCGAGGCCGTCAACGATCCGCTGAAGCTGCAGATCCGCATATTGGAGCTGCTCGGCAAGGGAGAGGATGCCGTGGCTGCCGCGCGCATCATGGAACTCGCCAGCCTCAAGTCGTCTCTTCAGCCCCTTCAAGCGATGGTCTACCAGCTGGAAGACGCGAAGGCGGTAATCGATCAGTTCGGGCCACTGGCCGACGATTTGCGCGCCTATCGCAAGGAGCTGCTGGGCGGCAGCACAACCATGGGGCTTGCTTATCTGGCGGGCCAGTTCCGCAGCACTGCGGCCTCGGCCGCCGGCGGCGATGCCACCGCCCTTGGACAGTTGCGCAGCGTTTCTGGTCAATACCTCGATGCAGCCAAGGAGAACGCGGCCAGCGCGCTCGACTACCAGCGGGCTGTTTCCGAGGTTCTTGCGGCTGTGGACCGCGGGCTCTTCGCTGCCGACGCCCAGGTCGATTACGCGCAAGCCCAGATCGACGCGATCGAGAACACCGCGAACATCATGCAGTCGATGAAGACCGAGCTGGTGACGCTGCAGAAGCAGGTCGCTGACACCAGCGCAACCACGCTCAAGCTCTGGCAGCGGTTCGAGATCAATGGCTTGCCGGTGAACAACGATGCCGGGCCGGTCCAGGTGGAGGTAGTCTCGTGAGGATCGTCCGACCGATATCGGTCACAAATACCAACCTTTTGTCCAGCAACGTGCCCGAAACGCCGCCGGCTGCCTATGACGCAGGCGCGACCTACGCATTGGACGCGCTGGTGTCGGTGCTGACTGGCACCGTGGCGATCGTGTACCGGTCCCTGCAGGCTGGCAACACGGGCAACACGCCGGGAAGTTCGCCGGATTGGTGGCTGGCCCTTGGCACCGCCTATCTGGCGTACGATTCGGGCACGACATACGCCCTTGACGACATCGTATTCAGCGCCGCGACGAACCACACATACCAGTCGCTTCAGGCTGCCAACACGGGGCACGCCCTCGATGATCCGTCGTGGTGGCTCGATCTTGGTCCGACCAACCGATACCGCATGTTCGACCAGGCCAACTCGAGCCAGACGACGAACGCCGAAAGCATCATCGTCGAAGTGCAGGTCACTGGCCGGGCGGATGCTGTGTCGCTGCTTAACATCGCTGGCGCTTCGGCGCAGGTGGTCGCCGAGACGGTCGAGGACGGGGAGATCTACAACGAGACCTTCAATCTGGTTTCGCCGTCCGGCATCAACGATTGGTACCAGTACTTCTTCGAACCGATCGTGCGGCAGGGAGACCTGACGG includes the following:
- a CDS encoding HK97-gp10 family putative phage morphogenesis protein encodes the protein MSRNIGLKGGPELMAFLEAFPARLQKNALKSAMIAGARVVRDEARANVPVKSGKLRKAIKTSSPRAFKGGAASVKVKVLGEHSFIGHFIEYGVRPHLITAGDSKLTVRTLNKRASRGEGIRETETGLIRVGGYEGTRTTQTSDGPREDTFKINAAFIRGAIVHPGFPAHPFLRPALDRTASQVVDAIGSRLREYLKDRTSFTAPITIEADVEDE
- a CDS encoding phage head closure protein produces the protein MAEFDPGRFKDRITILQPGRAQQGKYGTHAVAWTEMVTVWGEVRDMLPSRAERIAEGLEISRRPCRVRIRHRGDVRTDMRLRFLGRTLRIVAIAEVGRREVLEIAAEELSTEGQDS
- a CDS encoding tail completion protein gp17, which produces MSDGVATMVQLLHESAAVTGLVPAGSIGAGVLPLGTPLPYLSLSLVSSSDMNMPAPGAKRRVLDRVQVTIAAATYDELREISKAVKSAGADQVPDVDGISQVTVHSLGAGPDFMDETASIYLGSRDFRVWYNEVR